In a genomic window of Spirosoma agri:
- a CDS encoding response regulator gives MPNKFPILLVDDDSAIADILRRAAQISFKEATFIHVSSFEDAKQYIEDLKGKGPRIVLLDIDLQDKVDGLDFLALLRMHPKGRVLPAVILSASKTTALVERAYAYGASSFTIKPFSFAEWKQYLSNLRTYWYETVTLLDVRYDE, from the coding sequence ATGCCCAATAAATTCCCGATTTTACTGGTTGATGATGACTCCGCCATCGCTGACATTTTGCGCCGGGCGGCACAAATCAGTTTTAAAGAAGCCACCTTTATTCACGTAAGCAGTTTTGAAGACGCCAAACAATACATCGAAGATTTGAAAGGAAAAGGACCCCGCATCGTCTTACTGGACATCGACTTGCAGGACAAGGTTGATGGCCTGGACTTTCTGGCTCTGCTGCGTATGCATCCCAAAGGTCGGGTGCTACCCGCCGTTATTCTGTCAGCCAGCAAAACCACGGCGTTGGTCGAGCGGGCCTACGCGTATGGGGCCTCTTCCTTCACGATAAAACCCTTTAGTTTTGCCGAATGGAAACAGTATCTGAGCAACTTACGAACGTACTGGTACGAAACCGTTACGCTGCTTGACGTTCGCTATGACGAGTAG
- a CDS encoding PAS domain S-box protein: protein MHRYQILDTLPDKAFDRLTELASLICETPISLVTLIDEKRQWFKSQVGVEGTETSRDISFCQYAILESDIFEVEDTADDVRFKENPFVIDEPKVRFYAGYPLTDPDGYALGTLCVLDRTPRKLTDNQQKAMIMLGEMATALIVEHRQKQELTYFNNLFTLSNDLIFVAGTDGYLKKINPAFHQVVGWDEDYLLTTSLFELVHPDDRVVTQQMISQVASGTTTINFTHRFRCQNGTYRHLQWVATPEPATGYLFAIARDVTDEKQNEAQLHQSEKRFRSFFENSQGLMCIHDLEGKLLSVNSAGAQILGYQADELVGHRLQEIVPPEHHAGFDAYLDSIRKTGKAKGIMHTLHKNGSLHIWLFTNILEHELNGDPYIIGNAIDITRRHQLEVDLMWTKQMLEQTNEVARIGTWEADFAQGTMYWSSVTKAIHDVPDDFKPLLDTGETFFRGKNYDLIVESVDRSIKEGISFDIEVQIVTAANRQVWVRIVGRPEREGTACRRLYGTFQDIDEKKKAEQALINEKLRLAAFVEHAPAAVAMFDKSLTYLAVSQRWLDDYRLLGSVIGLTLYEVSPTLSPAWAAVFDRCLNGAVEKNDEDVWQPDGWDHKQYICWEIRPWYQFDGTIGGVMMFTQDITESCLQRNELTKAKQQAEQASVAKSEFLANMSHEIRTPLNGVIGFTDLVLKTSLNETQHQYLSIVDQSANALLSIINDILDFSKIEAGKLEIAIEKVDVYEISSQAAGIITYQAQNKGLEMLLNLPTDLPRFIYTDSVRLKQILVNLLGNAVKFTETGEIELKITPLTDPTQSYVTFRFEVRDTGIGIKPEMQDRIFDAFSQEDASTTKKYGGTGLGLTISNKLLGLMGSRLDLVSKPGEGSCFSFDITLRAETGDPINWQGMDQIRNVLIVDDNENNRLILRQMFLLKQIGVDEASNGFEALQLLAKNKSYDLILMDYHMPYMDGLETIGKIRANFADTTDKQAIILLHSSSDDEHLMRASETLAISQRLVKPVKMTDLFRTISRLGQHKDSPVPVEIDRPVPIDTQIVHVLLVEDNTINQLLAKTLVRKLIPNAQIMEAINGQEAVDLYSRQRPDLVLMDIQMPVMNGYEATRRIRELEQDHHVPIIALTAGTVKGEREKCLAAGMDDFITKPIVEQSMALLVQKWLKPQPVEPPLPIKEESTDDHFDRQVLINMVGEDEAVLEMLLEAAESELTSSLGMLLQQGETWNLTGLKSAGHKLRGTALSAGMPTLAQLAYRLEHLDQFEPTVVGELLDQTQSEINHVIVLMTKAPSAV, encoded by the coding sequence TTGCATCGGTATCAAATTCTGGATACCCTGCCCGACAAGGCCTTTGATCGATTGACCGAACTGGCCTCTCTGATCTGCGAGACACCCATATCGCTCGTAACGCTGATTGATGAGAAACGGCAATGGTTCAAGTCGCAGGTAGGCGTCGAGGGAACCGAAACCAGTCGGGACATTTCGTTTTGCCAGTACGCTATTCTGGAGAGCGACATCTTCGAAGTAGAAGACACGGCTGATGATGTTCGGTTTAAGGAAAATCCGTTCGTCATCGACGAGCCGAAGGTCCGGTTTTATGCCGGTTATCCCCTGACAGATCCGGATGGGTATGCCTTGGGTACGCTATGCGTGCTGGATCGTACGCCCCGGAAACTGACCGATAATCAGCAGAAGGCGATGATCATGCTGGGCGAAATGGCAACCGCGCTCATTGTCGAGCATCGGCAAAAACAGGAATTGACCTACTTCAATAACCTGTTCACGCTGTCCAATGATTTGATCTTCGTGGCGGGTACCGACGGGTATCTCAAAAAAATAAATCCGGCCTTTCACCAGGTCGTCGGCTGGGATGAAGACTACTTGCTGACGACCTCACTTTTCGAGTTGGTCCATCCGGACGACCGGGTGGTTACCCAACAGATGATCAGTCAGGTGGCGTCTGGGACAACAACCATCAACTTTACCCACCGTTTCCGGTGTCAAAATGGAACTTACCGCCATCTGCAATGGGTCGCTACGCCCGAACCGGCAACGGGTTATCTGTTTGCCATTGCCCGTGATGTTACCGACGAAAAACAGAACGAGGCTCAACTGCATCAGTCGGAGAAGCGATTCCGCTCCTTCTTCGAGAACTCGCAGGGACTCATGTGTATTCATGATCTAGAGGGTAAATTGCTGAGCGTCAATAGCGCCGGGGCTCAGATATTGGGCTATCAGGCCGACGAGCTGGTTGGTCATCGGCTCCAGGAGATCGTTCCGCCGGAGCATCATGCGGGCTTCGACGCCTATCTGGACAGCATTCGAAAGACCGGTAAGGCGAAGGGTATTATGCATACGCTGCATAAAAACGGCTCCCTGCACATCTGGCTGTTCACCAACATTCTGGAACATGAGCTAAACGGCGACCCCTACATCATCGGGAATGCCATCGACATCACCCGGCGACACCAGCTGGAAGTCGATCTGATGTGGACCAAGCAGATGCTGGAGCAAACGAACGAAGTGGCCCGCATCGGCACCTGGGAAGCGGATTTTGCGCAGGGCACCATGTATTGGTCATCCGTGACGAAGGCAATCCATGATGTACCCGATGATTTTAAGCCCCTGCTCGATACGGGCGAAACGTTTTTCAGGGGAAAGAATTATGACCTCATTGTCGAGTCGGTCGATCGATCGATTAAGGAAGGTATTTCGTTTGACATCGAAGTGCAGATCGTTACGGCGGCTAATCGGCAGGTGTGGGTGCGCATCGTGGGAAGACCCGAGCGTGAAGGGACCGCATGCCGACGTTTGTACGGGACGTTTCAAGACATCGACGAAAAGAAAAAAGCGGAACAGGCCCTGATCAACGAGAAGTTACGACTGGCAGCTTTCGTCGAACACGCGCCGGCAGCAGTAGCCATGTTCGATAAATCACTGACGTATCTGGCGGTGAGTCAGCGTTGGCTGGATGATTACCGGCTGCTGGGCAGTGTGATCGGCCTGACACTGTATGAGGTATCACCAACGTTATCCCCCGCCTGGGCCGCCGTCTTTGACCGGTGTCTGAACGGAGCGGTGGAGAAGAACGACGAGGATGTCTGGCAACCGGATGGCTGGGATCATAAGCAGTATATCTGCTGGGAAATCAGGCCTTGGTATCAGTTCGACGGGACGATCGGTGGGGTTATGATGTTCACTCAGGACATTACCGAATCCTGTCTGCAACGAAATGAACTGACCAAAGCCAAGCAACAGGCCGAACAGGCCAGCGTGGCCAAATCCGAATTTCTGGCCAATATGAGCCACGAAATCAGAACGCCACTGAACGGCGTAATCGGGTTTACGGATCTGGTGCTGAAAACATCGCTGAATGAAACCCAGCACCAGTATCTGTCCATTGTCGACCAGTCGGCGAATGCATTACTGAGCATCATCAACGATATTCTGGATTTTTCGAAGATCGAAGCCGGTAAACTGGAGATCGCTATCGAGAAGGTCGATGTCTACGAGATCAGTAGCCAGGCCGCCGGTATCATTACGTACCAGGCTCAGAATAAGGGACTTGAGATGCTGCTGAATCTGCCCACCGATCTGCCCCGGTTTATTTATACCGATTCGGTGCGCCTGAAACAGATCCTGGTGAATCTGCTGGGCAACGCGGTCAAATTTACCGAGACTGGCGAAATTGAACTGAAGATCACGCCGTTGACCGATCCTACCCAGTCGTATGTCACCTTTCGATTCGAGGTGCGGGACACGGGAATTGGCATCAAGCCTGAGATGCAGGACCGTATCTTCGATGCGTTTTCGCAGGAGGATGCGTCCACCACGAAAAAATACGGGGGAACCGGCCTGGGGTTGACCATCTCCAATAAGCTGTTGGGGCTGATGGGAAGTCGGCTCGACCTGGTGAGTAAGCCCGGTGAAGGAAGCTGTTTTTCGTTCGATATAACCCTGCGGGCAGAGACCGGCGACCCCATCAACTGGCAGGGTATGGACCAGATCCGAAACGTGCTTATCGTCGATGATAACGAAAACAACAGGCTGATCCTGAGGCAAATGTTTTTGTTAAAACAAATCGGCGTTGATGAAGCCAGCAACGGATTTGAAGCCCTCCAGCTGCTGGCCAAGAACAAGTCGTATGACTTGATCCTGATGGATTACCACATGCCCTATATGGATGGTCTGGAAACGATCGGGAAAATCCGGGCGAACTTCGCCGATACGACCGATAAGCAAGCCATTATTCTGCTGCACAGCTCATCCGATGACGAACACCTGATGCGAGCCAGCGAAACCCTGGCGATCAGCCAGCGCCTGGTGAAACCGGTCAAAATGACGGACCTGTTCCGGACCATCTCCCGGCTGGGGCAGCACAAGGACAGCCCGGTGCCAGTGGAAATCGATAGGCCGGTCCCGATAGACACGCAGATCGTCCATGTGTTGCTGGTGGAAGATAATACCATAAACCAGTTGCTGGCCAAAACGCTCGTCAGGAAGCTGATTCCCAACGCGCAGATCATGGAGGCTATCAACGGGCAGGAAGCGGTTGATCTGTACAGCCGGCAACGGCCTGACCTGGTGCTGATGGATATTCAGATGCCGGTTATGAACGGGTACGAGGCCACCCGGCGCATCCGGGAACTGGAGCAGGATCACCACGTGCCGATCATTGCCCTGACGGCTGGCACCGTAAAAGGCGAACGGGAAAAGTGTCTGGCAGCGGGCATGGATGATTTCATCACAAAACCCATCGTTGAGCAGTCGATGGCTTTACTTGTTCAGAAATGGCTGAAACCGCAGCCTGTTGAGCCGCCCCTGCCTATAAAAGAAGAAAGCACCGACGATCACTTCGACCGGCAGGTATTGATAAATATGGTTGGGGAGGATGAGGCTGTTCTGGAGATGCTGCTGGAAGCGGCCGAAAGCGAGCTGACCAGTTCATTAGGAATGCTGCTCCAACAGGGAGAAACCTGGAATCTGACCGGGTTGAAGTCGGCGGGGCATAAGCTGCGGGGAACCGCCCTGAGTGCCGGTATGCCTACATTGGCGCAGCTAGCCTACCGACTGGAGCATCTGGACCAGTTCGAGCCTACCGTCGTGGGGGAGTTGCTGGACCAGACCCAGTCGGAAATCAATCACGTTATCGTGTTGATGACGAAAGCCCCCAGCGCAGTCTGA
- a CDS encoding LytR/AlgR family response regulator transcription factor, with the protein MNVVIIEDEARTARQLERMLKKYDPTLHIVAQLPSVNEAVAWFREQGHGQPGHHQSSPPDLVFMDIHLEDGLAFTIFEQTGLTVPVIFTTAYEEYMIKAFKVNSIDYLLKPVDYDELVAALEKFKAIRTQPGLPDLNTLLALIQKPRDPAYKERFMVSLGTKIRSVEVTDVAYFFSEEKATFLITREGLSLPVEYSLDQVSGMLDPVRFFRVNRQFLVARPAIHAIHAYSAGKLKLDLLPASRHEVFVSLSRITEFKDWLGR; encoded by the coding sequence ATGAACGTTGTCATCATCGAAGATGAAGCCCGTACCGCCCGGCAGTTGGAGCGGATGCTCAAAAAATATGACCCGACGCTGCACATCGTGGCGCAGCTGCCTTCGGTCAACGAAGCCGTGGCCTGGTTTCGCGAACAGGGTCACGGCCAACCGGGCCACCACCAGTCGTCTCCTCCCGATCTGGTCTTTATGGATATTCACCTGGAGGATGGGCTTGCTTTTACCATTTTTGAACAGACCGGGTTGACTGTTCCCGTTATTTTTACGACGGCTTACGAGGAGTACATGATCAAGGCGTTTAAGGTCAACAGCATTGATTACCTGCTCAAACCCGTTGACTACGACGAACTGGTAGCAGCATTGGAGAAGTTCAAGGCCATTCGTACGCAGCCTGGTTTGCCTGATTTAAACACCCTGCTGGCGTTGATACAAAAACCCCGTGACCCGGCCTATAAAGAACGCTTCATGGTCAGCCTGGGTACAAAAATTCGGAGTGTGGAGGTAACGGATGTCGCCTACTTTTTTTCGGAAGAGAAAGCGACGTTTCTGATCACCAGAGAAGGGTTATCACTGCCTGTTGAATACAGCCTCGATCAGGTATCGGGTATGCTCGATCCTGTTCGGTTTTTTCGCGTGAACCGTCAGTTTCTGGTGGCCAGACCTGCTATACACGCCATCCATGCCTACTCGGCGGGTAAATTAAAGCTGGACCTACTGCCTGCTTCCAGACATGAGGTGTTCGTCAGTTTGAGCCGGATCACTGAGTTCAAGGATTGGCTGGGTCGGTAA
- a CDS encoding sensor histidine kinase — protein MAEQLTSGKKWQLAVRLLLLYSPLLVYVNLSDSTWQTKSIIPAVPFFLGYSVVVLVMYFIWINATDWIQRQLFNWFDDDFLQEFSWKAILTTILVSLGLAVLFVFAFQKVLGLSFTLLFYLWPSLQPKNPKLPFPPEVLAYVARANVGFSVAIMLSAFDLTINARAFQQLKNVQLRAERLEKEAVLSQFEALKNQLSPHFLFNSLSILTSLIHEDVDLSEQFIKQLSKAYRYLLEQRDQDMVSLKTELDFIQAYTFLLQIRFENKFEVLLDVPEAVQNQYRIAPLSLQLVVENAVKHNRMSIRERLQVRIYDDNEFLIVENRLQPRDQPEPSTGVGLTNISNRYSLLTEREVWYGEQHGLFIVKIPLIV, from the coding sequence ATGGCTGAGCAGTTAACTTCCGGTAAAAAATGGCAACTAGCCGTCCGACTGCTGCTGCTCTATTCGCCCCTGCTTGTTTACGTCAATCTATCCGATTCAACCTGGCAAACAAAGTCTATTATCCCGGCAGTGCCTTTTTTTCTGGGATACAGCGTCGTCGTTCTGGTGATGTATTTTATCTGGATCAACGCCACCGACTGGATTCAGCGCCAGCTATTTAACTGGTTTGATGATGATTTTTTGCAGGAATTCAGCTGGAAAGCCATCCTGACTACGATTCTGGTCTCGCTGGGACTGGCCGTCCTGTTTGTGTTTGCCTTTCAGAAAGTGCTGGGATTGAGCTTTACGCTTTTGTTCTATCTCTGGCCATCCCTTCAACCCAAGAATCCCAAGCTACCGTTTCCTCCCGAGGTGCTGGCCTACGTGGCCCGGGCGAACGTCGGTTTTTCGGTAGCGATCATGCTGTCGGCGTTTGATTTGACGATCAATGCCCGTGCGTTTCAGCAATTAAAGAACGTCCAGCTACGGGCCGAACGACTGGAAAAAGAAGCGGTACTGAGTCAGTTCGAAGCGTTGAAGAACCAACTGAGTCCCCACTTTCTGTTCAACAGTCTGAGTATCCTCACCTCGCTCATTCACGAGGATGTCGACCTGTCCGAGCAGTTTATCAAGCAATTGTCCAAAGCCTATCGGTACCTGCTGGAGCAACGGGATCAGGATATGGTGTCGCTGAAAACCGAACTCGACTTTATTCAGGCGTATACGTTTTTGCTTCAGATACGCTTTGAAAATAAGTTCGAGGTGCTTCTTGACGTGCCCGAAGCGGTGCAGAACCAGTACCGGATTGCGCCTTTATCGCTGCAACTCGTCGTCGAGAATGCCGTCAAGCACAACCGCATGTCGATTCGGGAGCGGCTTCAGGTACGGATTTATGATGACAATGAGTTCCTGATCGTCGAAAATCGGCTGCAACCCCGCGATCAGCCTGAACCCTCGACGGGCGTTGGTTTGACGAACATCAGCAATCGCTATTCCCTCCTAACCGAGCGCGAGGTCTGGTACGGTGAACAACACGGTTTATTTATCGTAAAAATCCCGCTTATCGTATGA
- a CDS encoding T9SS type A sorting domain-containing protein — MKNALVLMLGLLAGTASFANPSTPKTAAAQTHVVMTTEHKIKLYVQPLQTKGQLSILDAGGQPVYTKTVALQKGLSQQFDISDLGTGTYQLTLKTDQETVTKRFVVQANPNQSFVVQ; from the coding sequence ATGAAAAACGCACTTGTGTTAATGCTCGGATTACTTGCTGGTACTGCATCATTCGCTAATCCATCGACGCCTAAAACGGCAGCCGCTCAGACCCATGTGGTTATGACAACGGAGCATAAAATCAAACTCTATGTTCAGCCCCTCCAAACCAAAGGCCAGCTTTCGATTCTGGATGCCGGTGGTCAGCCAGTTTATACGAAAACGGTAGCGCTCCAAAAAGGATTGAGTCAGCAATTCGACATTTCGGACTTAGGCACCGGCACCTACCAACTAACGCTGAAAACGGATCAGGAAACAGTCACCAAACGGTTCGTTGTACAGGCAAATCCCAATCAGAGCTTTGTTGTTCAGTGA
- a CDS encoding glycosyl hydrolase has protein sequence MKKITLLAWMLPAVAFAQQPALRQGFQTPPDAAKPRVWWHWMNGNITKDGITKDLEWMKRVGIGGFQNFDASLFTPAVTPKKLVFMTPEWKDAFKHTTDLAQKLGLEMAIAGSPGWSVTGGPWVPASDAMKKYVWSETRVSGGQPFAGKLPQPPNTTGKFQNVALTPDAFSQSAGKESTYYADAAVIAYRLPATEKPVSSLNPTITSSGGTFSLTELTDGDLANAKLLPPMEVGQDMWIQYAFSSPQKIKAFTIVGAAPAGELAEFRGMPDNRMLKVSDDGVNFRDVVLIRGSTIPQTTMGILPTMAKYFRFTFKTEKPEGNAFAAMTGGSAEPGKPQGVPVAELVLYNTDRIDLFEQKAGFSPWQESTHSLVKPGADAIPTQDIVDLTSKMSADGTLNWTPPAGGDWVVMRLGYSITGRKNHPASPEATGLEVDKLDKVAVRKYIDTYLDMYKDATRGQMGAKGLQYMVLDSYEAGHMTWTKAMPEEFLKRRGYDLRPWLPVLTGRVVKSAEDSEQFLWDFRKTIGELIVDNHYEVIGDALHARGMKRYTESHENGRIYLADGMDVKRKAEVPMSAMWTPGSLAGGADEEVRSEADIREAASVAHIYGQNLVAAESMTSIQHAFSWHPEKLKRTADLEMASGLNRFVIHTSVHQPLDDKKPGLSLGPFGQYFTRQETWAEQAKPWMDYLGRSCFLLQQGKPVVDVLYYYGENNNITQAFAQKLPAIPAGYAYDFANSSVVKNTLRVENGKITTPSGQQYRLLVLDSSARTMTLPVLKKLGDLVKAGMHVAGVKPERSPSLSDKPNEFTALVNQIWSSPNVSTKPVEAVLHELGVQQDVLISGAKSTVLYVHRQTTDRDPSDLYWLDNRSDSPNEATISFRITGKAPELWNPQTGKTATVSYEIKDGRTIIPLTFESWEAYFIVFRNKATVASYTRPAVTESPVARVTGAWTVTFQEGRGAPPSATVNTLASLTENAEPGIKYFSGTAAYDNTFELPAVRRNASYILDLGEVKNIAEVVVNGKNVGTVWKKPFRIDITEALKTGRNTLQVKVTNLWVNRLIGDAQPANGASKITFTTMPFYKADSPLLPSGLLGPVRVLEETSATTASKR, from the coding sequence ATGAAAAAGATCACCCTGCTGGCCTGGATGTTACCGGCGGTTGCGTTTGCGCAGCAGCCGGCACTCCGGCAAGGCTTTCAGACACCGCCCGACGCGGCCAAACCCCGCGTGTGGTGGCATTGGATGAACGGCAACATTACCAAAGACGGGATCACGAAAGACCTCGAATGGATGAAGCGCGTCGGCATCGGCGGCTTCCAGAACTTCGATGCCAGCCTGTTTACGCCCGCCGTCACGCCGAAAAAACTGGTGTTCATGACGCCCGAATGGAAAGACGCGTTTAAACACACCACCGATCTGGCCCAAAAACTGGGTCTCGAAATGGCCATTGCCGGGTCGCCGGGCTGGAGCGTAACGGGTGGCCCGTGGGTACCCGCCAGCGACGCCATGAAAAAATACGTCTGGTCCGAAACGCGGGTGTCGGGCGGGCAGCCGTTTGCGGGTAAGCTTCCTCAACCCCCAAACACAACGGGTAAATTTCAGAATGTGGCGCTGACTCCCGATGCGTTCAGCCAGTCGGCGGGTAAGGAGTCCACTTACTACGCCGATGCCGCCGTCATTGCCTATCGTCTACCCGCGACCGAAAAACCGGTTTCGTCACTGAACCCGACCATCACATCGAGTGGCGGCACGTTTAGCCTGACCGAATTGACCGACGGTGACCTGGCGAATGCCAAACTGCTGCCACCCATGGAAGTGGGACAGGATATGTGGATTCAGTATGCCTTCAGCAGCCCGCAGAAGATCAAGGCGTTTACCATCGTTGGGGCAGCGCCAGCGGGCGAACTGGCCGAATTTCGAGGAATGCCCGACAACCGGATGCTGAAAGTGAGCGACGACGGGGTAAACTTCCGGGATGTCGTCCTCATCCGGGGCAGTACCATTCCCCAAACCACGATGGGCATTCTGCCCACAATGGCCAAATACTTCCGGTTTACGTTCAAGACCGAGAAGCCCGAAGGTAATGCCTTCGCGGCCATGACGGGCGGCAGCGCGGAGCCCGGTAAGCCGCAGGGCGTACCCGTCGCGGAACTGGTGCTGTACAATACGGACCGCATAGACTTGTTCGAGCAGAAAGCCGGTTTCAGTCCGTGGCAGGAAAGCACGCATTCACTGGTGAAGCCCGGTGCGGATGCCATCCCGACGCAGGACATCGTGGATCTGACGTCGAAAATGAGCGCTGATGGTACGCTGAACTGGACGCCACCCGCCGGGGGAGACTGGGTGGTGATGCGGCTGGGGTATTCGATCACGGGCCGCAAAAATCACCCCGCTTCGCCGGAGGCTACGGGTCTGGAAGTCGATAAGCTCGATAAGGTAGCAGTCCGGAAATACATCGATACCTATCTGGACATGTACAAGGATGCCACCAGGGGCCAGATGGGTGCGAAAGGGTTGCAATACATGGTCCTGGACAGCTACGAAGCGGGGCACATGACCTGGACCAAAGCCATGCCCGAGGAGTTCCTCAAACGACGGGGTTATGACCTCAGGCCCTGGCTTCCGGTGTTGACGGGTCGTGTGGTGAAGAGCGCCGAAGACAGCGAGCAGTTTTTGTGGGATTTCAGAAAGACCATCGGTGAACTGATCGTTGACAACCACTATGAGGTGATCGGTGATGCCCTGCACGCCCGCGGTATGAAGCGTTACACGGAGTCGCACGAGAACGGCCGGATCTATCTGGCCGATGGTATGGATGTGAAACGCAAAGCCGAGGTTCCGATGTCGGCCATGTGGACGCCGGGTAGTCTGGCCGGTGGCGCTGATGAAGAGGTGCGAAGCGAAGCCGATATTCGGGAGGCCGCTTCGGTAGCGCACATCTACGGGCAGAATCTGGTGGCTGCGGAGTCGATGACCTCCATTCAGCATGCGTTTAGCTGGCACCCCGAAAAACTCAAACGCACCGCCGATCTGGAAATGGCATCGGGGCTAAACCGGTTCGTGATCCATACGTCAGTCCATCAGCCGCTGGATGACAAGAAACCGGGTCTTTCGCTGGGGCCCTTCGGCCAGTATTTTACCCGCCAGGAAACCTGGGCCGAGCAGGCCAAACCCTGGATGGATTACCTGGGGCGGAGTTGCTTTTTGCTTCAACAGGGCAAACCTGTCGTGGATGTGCTGTATTACTACGGCGAGAACAACAACATCACGCAGGCATTTGCGCAGAAACTACCCGCCATCCCGGCTGGCTACGCGTATGATTTCGCCAATTCGTCGGTGGTAAAAAATACGCTACGCGTGGAAAACGGTAAGATCACAACGCCAAGCGGTCAGCAATACCGCCTGCTGGTGCTTGATTCGTCGGCGCGGACGATGACGCTGCCGGTGTTGAAAAAACTGGGCGACCTGGTCAAAGCCGGTATGCACGTGGCTGGAGTCAAACCGGAGCGTTCGCCCAGCCTGAGCGATAAACCCAACGAATTTACTGCGCTGGTGAATCAAATCTGGAGTAGCCCGAACGTATCGACGAAGCCGGTTGAAGCGGTGCTGCACGAACTGGGCGTTCAACAAGATGTTCTCATTTCCGGTGCCAAATCAACGGTCCTGTACGTTCACCGCCAGACGACGGACCGCGACCCGTCCGATCTCTACTGGCTCGATAACCGCAGTGATAGCCCGAACGAAGCAACCATTAGCTTCCGCATCACGGGTAAAGCACCGGAACTATGGAACCCCCAGACGGGCAAAACTGCAACCGTATCGTACGAGATCAAAGACGGACGAACGATCATTCCCCTTACGTTCGAGTCGTGGGAAGCCTACTTTATTGTCTTTCGCAACAAGGCAACAGTCGCTTCGTACACCAGACCCGCCGTTACGGAATCGCCCGTTGCCCGCGTAACCGGTGCGTGGACAGTTACTTTTCAGGAAGGCCGGGGCGCTCCCCCAAGCGCTACGGTCAACACGTTGGCGTCGTTAACCGAAAACGCCGAGCCGGGCATCAAATACTTTTCCGGCACAGCCGCTTACGACAATACATTCGAGTTGCCAGCGGTGCGTAGAAATGCGTCGTATATCCTTGATCTGGGCGAGGTGAAGAACATTGCTGAAGTAGTGGTCAACGGCAAAAACGTGGGTACAGTCTGGAAGAAACCGTTCCGGATCGACATCACCGAGGCCCTGAAAACCGGTCGCAATACGCTCCAGGTAAAAGTCACGAACCTGTGGGTCAACCGCCTGATCGGTGATGCCCAACCCGCAAACGGTGCCAGCAAGATAACATTCACCACCATGCCGTTCTACAAGGCAGATTCGCCGTTGCTGCCGTCGGGCCTGCTGGGGCCGGTTCGTGTACTGGAAGAAACGTCAGCAACAACGGCGTCAAAACGATAA